From a single Salinirussus salinus genomic region:
- a CDS encoding thiamine pyrophosphate-dependent dehydrogenase E1 component subunit alpha, giving the protein MSQWQEQRPSEEFYRVLDPDGNVVGEVPDVDEETLTRMYRTMVTSREFDEKALRMQRRGEVSIVARATGEEAVSCGSAAALEEGDWCFPSYRQTPAALYWGADMARAVAGMMGAEPETVDEHLPVEEEPPVSFTPVYVPLAVNVTNAVGSAMVDRFRDNDAVTMSYIGDGSTSQGDFHEALNFAGVFDAPAVTVCQNNQWAISVPAHRQTAAETFAQKAVAHGVPYDRVDGNDVLAVYAKAKEHCERARNGEGAGYIEAVTYRMVEHNTADEESVYRDADEREYWEDKDPIDRLETFLLRTGVLEEGDPERIREEVRDEIQDAVDEAREVPVSDPETMFEHHLHEESGGSWAQEHQRQELRAERNGENPFTDFTGEGLE; this is encoded by the coding sequence ATGTCGCAGTGGCAAGAACAGCGACCGTCGGAGGAGTTCTATCGGGTGCTGGACCCGGACGGCAACGTCGTCGGCGAGGTGCCCGACGTTGACGAGGAGACGCTCACACGGATGTACCGCACGATGGTCACCTCCCGGGAGTTCGACGAGAAGGCGCTGCGGATGCAGCGCCGCGGCGAGGTGTCGATCGTCGCGCGCGCGACCGGGGAGGAGGCGGTCTCCTGTGGCTCGGCGGCCGCCCTGGAGGAGGGGGACTGGTGTTTCCCCTCCTACCGGCAGACGCCGGCCGCGCTCTACTGGGGAGCGGATATGGCCCGGGCCGTCGCGGGGATGATGGGCGCCGAACCCGAGACGGTCGACGAGCACCTCCCCGTCGAGGAGGAGCCGCCGGTGTCGTTCACGCCGGTGTACGTCCCGCTCGCGGTCAACGTCACCAACGCCGTCGGGTCGGCGATGGTCGACCGGTTCCGGGACAACGACGCGGTGACGATGTCCTACATCGGCGACGGCTCGACCAGCCAGGGCGACTTCCACGAGGCGCTGAACTTCGCGGGCGTCTTCGACGCCCCGGCGGTCACCGTCTGCCAGAACAACCAGTGGGCGATCTCCGTCCCGGCCCACCGCCAGACCGCCGCCGAGACCTTCGCCCAGAAGGCCGTCGCCCACGGCGTCCCCTACGACCGCGTCGACGGAAACGACGTCCTCGCCGTCTACGCGAAAGCCAAGGAACACTGCGAGCGGGCCCGCAACGGGGAGGGCGCGGGGTACATCGAGGCCGTCACCTACCGGATGGTCGAGCACAACACCGCCGACGAGGAGTCGGTTTACCGCGACGCCGACGAACGGGAGTACTGGGAGGACAAGGACCCCATCGACCGCCTCGAAACCTTCCTCCTCCGGACGGGGGTACTCGAGGAGGGCGACCCCGAGCGGATCCGCGAGGAGGTCCGCGACGAGATCCAGGACGCGGTCGACGAGGCCCGCGAGGTGCCGGTGTCGGACCCGGAGACGATGTTCGAGCACCACCTGCACGAGGAGTCGGGGGGGTCCTGGGCACAGGAGCACCAGCGCCAGGAGCTACGCGCCGAGCGCAACGGGGAGAATCCGTTCACTGACTTCACCGGGGAGGGGCTGGAATGA
- a CDS encoding M20 family metallopeptidase, translated as MSDRPAELDELTADLVSIETENPPGNERPCAEYIHEWFTERNIEADLVHEPYEDRPQVAATVGDGDPTLVLNGHIDVVPAGDREGWSRDPYGGEIEGSTLYGRGSSDMKTGVAVAMLTAADLAEELESGDLEGSLVVQAVMGEETAEPGTKTLLEQGYDGDYGVVLEPTEMRTATSEKGLAWYEITVEGDPSHASRPDQGSNAILNAEPVLAALQAYDSRVRERTHELLGQAYATVTGFEAGTKENVVPERATLTVDRRFLPDESAEEVDDEVASLLAEVEAEHGVTTGWERTRTYESAEIPADSHLAETLRAHSHEAAGVPDEPWGVTASTDVRNFVNDFGIEAVTWGPGPLDQAHTFDEHTDLDQAATALGVLKRTARDLLG; from the coding sequence ATGTCAGACCGACCCGCAGAACTCGACGAGTTGACAGCCGACCTCGTGAGCATCGAGACAGAGAACCCGCCGGGCAACGAGCGCCCCTGCGCGGAGTACATCCACGAGTGGTTCACCGAGCGGAACATCGAGGCCGACCTGGTCCACGAGCCGTACGAGGACCGCCCGCAGGTCGCCGCCACCGTCGGCGACGGCGACCCCACGCTCGTTCTCAATGGCCACATCGACGTGGTGCCGGCCGGCGACCGCGAGGGCTGGAGCCGGGACCCCTACGGCGGCGAGATCGAGGGGTCGACCCTCTACGGCCGCGGGAGTTCCGACATGAAGACGGGGGTCGCGGTCGCGATGCTGACCGCCGCCGACCTGGCCGAGGAACTGGAATCGGGCGACCTCGAGGGCTCGCTCGTGGTCCAGGCCGTGATGGGCGAGGAGACCGCCGAACCCGGCACGAAGACGCTGCTGGAGCAGGGCTACGACGGCGACTACGGGGTCGTGCTCGAACCCACCGAGATGCGGACGGCGACGAGCGAGAAGGGGCTTGCCTGGTACGAGATCACCGTCGAGGGCGACCCCTCCCACGCCAGCCGGCCGGACCAGGGCTCCAATGCCATCCTGAACGCCGAACCGGTGCTGGCGGCGCTGCAAGCGTACGACAGCCGCGTCCGCGAGCGCACCCACGAGTTGCTCGGGCAGGCCTACGCGACGGTCACGGGCTTCGAAGCCGGCACCAAGGAGAACGTCGTCCCCGAGCGGGCGACGCTGACGGTCGACCGCCGGTTTCTCCCCGACGAATCCGCCGAGGAGGTCGACGACGAGGTCGCGTCCCTCCTCGCGGAGGTCGAGGCCGAGCACGGGGTCACGACCGGCTGGGAGCGCACCCGGACCTACGAGTCCGCGGAGATCCCCGCGGACAGCCACCTCGCGGAGACGCTGCGGGCCCACAGCCACGAGGCCGCCGGCGTCCCCGATGAACCCTGGGGGGTGACGGCGTCGACCGACGTCCGGAACTTCGTCAACGACTTCGGCATCGAGGCGGTCACCTGGGGCCCGGGGCCGCTCGACCAGGCCCACACCTTCGACGAACACACGGACCTCGACCAGGCGGCGACCGCGCTGGGCGTCCTGAAGCGGACCGCGCGGGACCTGCTGGGGTGA
- a CDS encoding alpha-ketoacid dehydrogenase subunit beta: MSLTTESRSDQAGREMNLVTAVNATLRQEMQRDESVRLMGYDIGPIGGVYRATQGLLEEFGEERVIDTPLSENGILGTAVGMAMRDCRIVPEIQFMGFFYPAFGQFMYTLVKMYERSGGNLEVPMTVRMPYSGGIKSSEYHSESTETYLVHTPGVRVVVPSTPYETKGLLAASIRSDDPVFFLEPKKIYREGKEPVPEEEYTLPLDEARYVRRGEDVTVYTYGAMTRHAKAAADSVDADVEIVDLRTLSPLDVETILESVKKTGRAVVLHEARRTLGMGAEVSALINEYALDRLKAPVKRATGFDVHFPGHQTEHAYLPDEQRATDAIQAVMDYEF; this comes from the coding sequence ATGAGCCTCACGACTGAGTCCCGCAGCGACCAGGCCGGGCGGGAGATGAACCTCGTTACAGCGGTGAACGCGACGCTGCGCCAGGAGATGCAACGCGACGAGTCGGTCCGGCTGATGGGCTACGACATCGGCCCGATCGGCGGCGTCTACCGGGCGACTCAGGGCCTGCTCGAGGAGTTCGGCGAGGAGCGGGTGATCGACACCCCGCTCTCGGAGAACGGCATCCTCGGGACCGCGGTCGGGATGGCGATGCGGGACTGCCGGATCGTCCCCGAGATCCAGTTCATGGGTTTCTTCTACCCCGCCTTCGGCCAGTTCATGTACACGCTCGTCAAGATGTACGAGCGCTCGGGGGGGAACCTGGAGGTCCCGATGACCGTCCGGATGCCCTACTCCGGCGGGATCAAATCCAGCGAGTACCACTCCGAATCCACGGAAACGTACCTCGTGCACACGCCCGGCGTCCGGGTGGTCGTCCCGTCGACCCCCTACGAGACCAAGGGGCTGCTCGCGGCGTCGATCCGCAGCGACGACCCCGTGTTCTTCCTCGAGCCCAAGAAGATCTACCGGGAGGGCAAGGAGCCGGTGCCCGAGGAGGAGTACACCCTGCCGCTTGACGAGGCCCGCTACGTCCGCCGCGGCGAGGACGTCACGGTCTACACCTACGGCGCGATGACCCGCCACGCCAAGGCCGCCGCCGACTCCGTCGACGCCGACGTCGAGATCGTCGACCTGCGGACGCTGTCGCCGCTGGACGTGGAGACCATTCTGGAGTCGGTGAAGAAGACCGGCCGGGCGGTCGTACTCCACGAGGCCCGCAGAACGCTGGGGATGGGTGCGGAGGTCTCCGCACTGATCAACGAGTACGCGCTCGACCGGCTGAAGGCCCCGGTCAAGCGGGCGACGGGCTTCGACGTGCACTTCCCCGGCCACCAGACCGAACACGCCTACCTGCCGGACGAACAGCGCGCGACAGACGCGATCCAGGCGGTGATGGACTATGAGTTCTGA
- a CDS encoding lipoate--protein ligase family protein has protein sequence MLVLQGRAADVEADREATRRLVEHSAAAGVPALRVWYPHRQVAFGRRDARSEGYEEARRRADQQGFEPVERAAGGRATAYTRGTLLFARAEPVSDPRGGLDDRYERTLGALQGALSELGVDARRGEPPDSFCPGTHSLQAAGKLVGLAQRVRQDVALVAGVLTVRDHAAVARVLDPVYDALGVPFDPDSVGSLARAGGETDRTTVRRAVEAALVGDGTPRVRTVEEWEPVPPDG, from the coding sequence ATGCTGGTCCTCCAGGGGCGGGCCGCGGACGTCGAGGCGGACCGCGAGGCCACCCGTCGGCTGGTCGAACACAGCGCCGCGGCCGGCGTGCCGGCGCTTCGGGTCTGGTACCCCCACCGGCAGGTCGCATTCGGCCGCCGCGACGCCCGCAGCGAGGGCTACGAGGAAGCCCGCCGCCGCGCCGACCAACAGGGGTTCGAGCCGGTCGAGCGGGCGGCCGGCGGCCGCGCCACCGCCTACACCCGGGGGACGCTGCTGTTCGCCCGGGCCGAGCCCGTTTCGGACCCGCGGGGCGGGCTCGACGACCGCTACGAGCGGACGCTCGGAGCACTCCAGGGCGCGCTGTCTGAGCTGGGCGTCGACGCGCGCCGCGGCGAGCCCCCCGACTCGTTCTGTCCGGGGACCCACTCCCTGCAGGCGGCGGGCAAGCTCGTCGGCCTCGCACAGCGGGTGCGACAGGACGTCGCACTGGTCGCCGGTGTCCTCACCGTCCGCGACCACGCCGCCGTCGCGAGGGTGCTCGACCCGGTATACGACGCGCTCGGCGTCCCCTTCGACCCCGACTCGGTCGGGAGCCTGGCCCGGGCCGGCGGGGAGACTGACCGCACTACTGTCCGGCGGGCTGTCGAGGCGGCGCTGGTCGGGGACGGGACGCCGCGGGTCAGGACTGTCGAGGAGTGGGAGCCCGTGCCACCCGACGGCTAG
- a CDS encoding thiolase family protein, with the protein MTDAYITGTSSTLDREYDLPERDLALHAILEALDGAGAEPTDIDGLYLPKPRPWAEQGFFSTLLSDRLGIAPDRRMEVYTGGTSGGNAVHAAVGDVRAGRVETAVVAAVERNSTIDTADYFEYILGIFDREFQAPAGPSVPGMYAQSLQRYCHEFGADREAVAAIAAKNRSNAAGNPGAVFGEELSAAEVLDSRPIADPLRLLECPTPCDGAAALVVTSAPGGDGQPVRVSGIGAGHATSHLLGVRDGSLARFPAVGTATGEALADAGAGAADVDVFEPYAPFPHVEAVITEELGLYDPGEGAAACVRGETAVDGPHPVSPSGGCLGRGHPAMVTPLLNCAAAVEQLRGEAPNQVPGAERALTTSEHGHVDGVTATVLEVAR; encoded by the coding sequence GTGACCGACGCATACATCACGGGTACCTCGTCGACCCTCGACCGGGAGTACGACCTGCCCGAGCGGGACCTGGCGCTGCACGCGATACTCGAGGCGCTGGACGGTGCGGGTGCGGAACCGACCGATATCGACGGGCTCTACCTCCCGAAGCCGCGTCCCTGGGCCGAACAGGGCTTCTTCTCGACGCTACTCTCCGACCGGCTCGGTATCGCGCCGGACCGCCGCATGGAGGTCTACACCGGCGGCACCAGCGGCGGCAACGCCGTCCACGCCGCCGTGGGCGACGTCCGCGCGGGCCGGGTGGAGACGGCCGTCGTCGCTGCGGTCGAACGCAACTCCACCATCGACACGGCCGATTATTTCGAGTACATCCTGGGTATCTTCGACCGGGAGTTCCAGGCCCCCGCGGGCCCCTCCGTTCCGGGCATGTACGCCCAGAGCCTCCAGCGGTACTGCCACGAGTTCGGCGCCGACCGCGAGGCCGTCGCGGCCATCGCCGCGAAGAACCGCTCGAACGCCGCCGGGAATCCCGGAGCGGTCTTCGGCGAGGAGCTGTCGGCGGCCGAGGTGCTCGACTCCCGGCCCATCGCCGACCCCCTGCGGCTGCTGGAGTGTCCGACCCCCTGCGACGGCGCGGCGGCGCTCGTGGTCACTTCGGCGCCCGGCGGCGACGGACAGCCCGTCCGGGTGAGCGGAATCGGTGCCGGCCACGCGACCAGCCACCTCCTGGGGGTCCGCGACGGCTCGCTCGCCCGCTTCCCGGCGGTCGGGACGGCGACCGGGGAGGCGCTCGCGGACGCCGGCGCGGGTGCTGCGGACGTCGACGTCTTCGAGCCCTACGCCCCCTTCCCCCACGTCGAGGCGGTCATCACCGAGGAACTGGGGCTGTACGACCCCGGCGAGGGGGCGGCGGCCTGCGTCCGCGGCGAGACTGCCGTCGACGGCCCGCACCCGGTCAGCCCCTCGGGCGGCTGTCTCGGACGCGGCCATCCGGCGATGGTGACGCCGCTTCTGAACTGCGCCGCCGCGGTCGAGCAACTCCGGGGGGAGGCCCCGAACCAGGTCCCCGGTGCGGAGCGGGCGCTGACGACCAGCGAGCACGGCCACGTTGACGGCGTCACGGCCACGGTGCTGGAGGTGGCCCGATGA
- a CDS encoding DUF7120 family protein → MPTLELSLRDDLDTEITQLVQRGEFLNREQAIEDLLQRGIAAYDTEDSEELDPFEEGGAAGDYSSQPDDPI, encoded by the coding sequence GTGCCGACGCTCGAACTCTCACTCCGGGACGACCTCGACACGGAGATCACCCAGCTCGTCCAGCGCGGCGAGTTCCTCAACCGCGAACAGGCCATCGAAGACCTCCTGCAGCGCGGGATCGCCGCCTACGACACGGAGGACAGCGAGGAGCTGGACCCGTTCGAGGAGGGCGGTGCCGCGGGCGATTACAGCTCACAGCCCGACGACCCGATCTAG
- a CDS encoding Zn-ribbon domain-containing OB-fold protein, with protein sequence MSGSDRPDTPPDERHTLPFWEGLADGRLLIHRCESGCGRAFFPPGPVCPHCGSRKVDWAEVDPRGQLYSFTRQHVTPPGFDAPLVVGLTELAAGPRLLTPVAADYDDLAVGTPVEVVPAEPPGEVDRGELAEYPYVEAVPVQPE encoded by the coding sequence ATGAGCGGAAGTGACCGCCCGGACACCCCTCCCGACGAGCGGCACACCCTGCCGTTCTGGGAGGGGCTGGCCGACGGGCGCCTGCTCATCCACCGGTGTGAGTCGGGGTGCGGGCGGGCCTTCTTCCCGCCCGGGCCGGTCTGCCCGCACTGTGGCAGCCGCAAGGTGGACTGGGCGGAGGTCGACCCGCGCGGACAGCTCTACTCGTTCACGCGACAGCACGTCACGCCGCCCGGGTTCGACGCGCCGCTCGTGGTCGGCCTGACCGAACTCGCGGCCGGCCCGCGGCTGCTGACTCCCGTCGCGGCCGACTACGACGACCTGGCGGTCGGGACGCCCGTCGAGGTCGTGCCCGCGGAGCCGCCGGGCGAGGTCGACCGCGGCGAACTCGCCGAGTACCCGTACGTCGAGGCGGTGCCCGTACAGCCGGAGTGA
- a CDS encoding amidase, translating to MPEIIGRSATALARGIRRGDLTPTEVVDAHLDRIDAVDDQVNAFVTINDDAHARAREATEAVEAGESLGPLHGVPVAIKDLSNTAGIRTTMGSALLAENVPEEDDIFVRRLKDAGAIVIGKTNTPEFGRLSTVTRNELFETARNPWDTAKTTGGSSGGSAAAVAAGMAPLAQGSDAAGSIRIPSAACGTFGLMPDFGRVPHGNDRPDAFVNTHPFTFLGPMARTVEDAALMLDVMAGPDDRDPFSRPAREGSYRGAVRDPVADLRVAYSPDLGICPLVDDVRGTVDGVVDELRGTVAAVDRVDPDLPDWEAAHQPLATLLQARYRGLYDSMKEEGVDILDRREEVTDEVVSRVEKSLELSAGDVRRAERQRTVVYDAVQDLLGDYDLLLSSTLSVPAFDVDSPPTEIDGEPVHPVHGFTLTWPFNLTGNPTASVPAGTVDGLPVGLQVTGRRGEDDTVLAASAACERLAPWDGVYPVDPR from the coding sequence ATGCCCGAGATCATCGGCAGGTCGGCGACGGCGCTCGCACGGGGGATCCGCCGCGGGGACCTGACTCCCACCGAAGTCGTCGACGCCCACCTCGACCGCATCGACGCCGTCGACGACCAGGTCAACGCGTTCGTGACGATCAACGACGACGCACACGCCCGGGCTCGCGAGGCCACCGAGGCCGTGGAGGCCGGCGAGTCGCTGGGGCCGCTCCACGGCGTTCCGGTCGCGATCAAAGACCTCTCGAACACCGCCGGGATCCGGACGACAATGGGGTCGGCTCTCCTCGCGGAGAACGTCCCCGAGGAGGACGACATCTTCGTCCGGCGGCTGAAAGACGCCGGAGCCATCGTCATCGGGAAGACCAACACCCCGGAGTTCGGCCGGCTCTCGACGGTGACCCGCAACGAACTGTTCGAGACGGCGCGCAACCCCTGGGACACCGCGAAGACGACCGGCGGCTCCTCGGGGGGGTCGGCCGCCGCCGTCGCCGCGGGGATGGCGCCGCTCGCCCAGGGGTCGGACGCCGCCGGCTCGATCCGCATCCCCTCCGCGGCCTGCGGCACCTTCGGACTGATGCCCGATTTCGGGCGGGTCCCCCACGGCAACGACCGCCCGGACGCCTTCGTCAACACCCACCCGTTCACCTTCCTCGGGCCGATGGCCAGGACTGTCGAGGACGCCGCGCTCATGCTGGACGTGATGGCCGGGCCCGACGACCGGGACCCCTTCTCGCGGCCGGCCCGCGAGGGGAGCTACCGCGGGGCGGTCCGCGATCCCGTCGCGGACCTCCGGGTCGCGTACAGCCCCGACCTGGGTATCTGTCCGCTCGTCGACGACGTCCGCGGGACCGTCGACGGGGTCGTCGACGAGCTCCGGGGGACGGTCGCGGCCGTCGACCGCGTCGACCCCGACCTCCCCGACTGGGAGGCCGCCCACCAGCCCCTGGCGACGCTGTTGCAGGCACGCTACCGGGGGCTCTACGACTCGATGAAGGAGGAGGGGGTCGACATCCTCGACCGCCGCGAGGAGGTCACCGACGAGGTGGTCAGCCGGGTCGAGAAGTCACTGGAGCTGTCCGCGGGCGACGTCCGCCGGGCCGAACGGCAGCGGACCGTGGTCTACGACGCCGTCCAGGACCTGCTCGGCGACTACGACCTCCTCCTCTCGTCGACGCTCTCGGTCCCTGCCTTCGACGTCGACTCACCGCCGACGGAGATCGACGGCGAACCGGTCCACCCGGTCCACGGCTTCACGCTCACCTGGCCCTTTAATCTCACCGGCAATCCGACCGCGTCGGTGCCCGCGGGCACCGTCGACGGGCTGCCGGTCGGCCTGCAGGTCACCGGCCGGCGCGGGGAAGACGACACCGTCCTCGCCGCCAGCGCCGCCTGCGAGCGGCTCGCGCCGTGGGACGGCGTTTATCCGGTCGACCCGCGGTAG
- a CDS encoding acyl-CoA dehydrogenase family protein translates to MVDRDTVRLTEQQQLVRNSIREICDDFDAAYWRERDERGEYPHEFADELAENGWFGALIPEEYGGAGMSTEETVVMMEEIAASGGGFSASQAVHGGIYNSAPLVKYGSEEMKEELLPAVAAGETSVQAFGLTEPNAGSDSTSIETTAEKDGDEYVISGQKIWISRVDASDYIVLMTRTTPREEAERRTQGVTMFLVELEEAFDQGALQVEQIDKTASNAVHSYEMFFEDLRVPETAVIGEVGEGFYQMLDGLNEERLVIAAECVGLGEAAIEAGADYAGEREVFGQPVGANQAIQHPLAEAHARVQAAKGMVYRAASSADDLPRQELGARANMAKFLAADAAFDAADAAVQTHGGFGVAREYDVERYMREARLTRLVPITQELALNYIGENVLDLPRSY, encoded by the coding sequence ATGGTCGACAGAGACACGGTCAGGCTGACCGAACAGCAGCAACTCGTCCGGAACTCTATCCGGGAGATCTGCGACGACTTCGACGCCGCCTACTGGCGCGAGCGCGACGAGCGCGGCGAGTACCCCCACGAGTTCGCCGACGAACTCGCCGAGAACGGCTGGTTCGGCGCGCTCATCCCCGAGGAGTACGGCGGCGCGGGGATGAGCACCGAGGAGACCGTCGTGATGATGGAGGAGATCGCGGCAAGCGGCGGCGGCTTCAGCGCCTCCCAGGCCGTCCACGGCGGGATCTACAACTCCGCCCCCCTGGTCAAGTACGGCAGCGAGGAGATGAAAGAGGAACTCCTCCCCGCGGTCGCCGCGGGCGAAACCTCGGTCCAGGCCTTCGGCCTGACCGAACCAAACGCCGGCTCCGATTCCACCTCGATCGAGACCACCGCCGAGAAGGACGGCGACGAGTACGTCATCAGCGGCCAGAAGATCTGGATCTCCCGGGTCGACGCCAGCGACTACATCGTCCTGATGACCCGGACCACCCCCCGCGAGGAGGCCGAGCGGCGAACCCAGGGCGTGACGATGTTCCTCGTGGAACTGGAGGAGGCCTTCGACCAGGGTGCGCTGCAGGTCGAACAGATCGACAAGACCGCCAGCAACGCCGTCCATTCCTACGAGATGTTCTTCGAGGACCTGCGCGTCCCCGAAACGGCGGTCATCGGCGAAGTCGGCGAGGGCTTCTACCAGATGCTCGACGGCCTCAACGAGGAGCGACTCGTGATCGCCGCCGAGTGTGTCGGCCTGGGCGAGGCCGCCATCGAGGCCGGCGCCGACTACGCGGGCGAACGGGAGGTGTTCGGCCAGCCCGTCGGTGCCAACCAGGCCATCCAGCACCCACTCGCGGAGGCCCACGCCCGCGTCCAGGCGGCGAAGGGGATGGTCTACCGGGCGGCGAGCAGCGCCGATGACCTCCCCAGGCAGGAACTGGGTGCGCGGGCGAACATGGCGAAGTTCCTGGCCGCCGACGCCGCCTTCGACGCCGCGGACGCCGCGGTCCAGACCCACGGCGGCTTCGGCGTCGCCCGCGAGTACGACGTCGAACGCTACATGCGCGAGGCCCGGCTCACCCGCCTGGTGCCGATCACCCAGGAACTCGCCCTGAACTACATCGGCGAGAACGTGCTCGACCTCCCGCGGTCGTACTGA
- a CDS encoding MmgE/PrpD family protein, with the protein METPSPEARLGEFVAGVEYESLPEEGVDTVTRAVVDTVGVTLAGTTADAGRRAATAEGVDPDAATVGELLGVEGDDRPEAAALRVGTASHALDYDDLSWAMDGHPSVALVPGLLALAPEAGASGRDLVAAYAAGFETACAVAGPVSPAHYEAGWHATATFGTFGAAAAAAHLLDLDAKTTARALSIAASMPAGLKRNFGSMTKPLHAGLCARSGVTAARLAREGITADPRAVTGDKGFWDLYGPEETGEFSVGDGWRLCEEGIHVKAYPCCYFTHSAIAAAAELGEEVAPEAVESVAVTASQGAADALHHADPETGLEAKFSMEYTVASGLVRDRVGLETFEPDAIDDPAVQRVRERVDFAVDGSMPYDSHGATVRVETADGVHERTRTDPPGTHDDPLSEERFRAKFEECAGRVLEERAAADLYDTLSALSEIENLAGAFTAV; encoded by the coding sequence ATGGAGACACCATCGCCGGAGGCGCGACTCGGCGAGTTCGTCGCGGGCGTGGAGTACGAGTCCCTCCCGGAGGAGGGCGTCGACACCGTCACCCGCGCGGTCGTCGACACGGTCGGGGTGACGCTCGCGGGGACGACCGCCGACGCCGGCCGCCGGGCGGCGACCGCGGAGGGGGTCGACCCCGACGCGGCGACTGTCGGGGAGTTGCTCGGCGTCGAGGGCGACGACCGCCCCGAGGCCGCGGCGCTGCGGGTCGGGACCGCCAGCCACGCGCTGGACTACGACGACCTCTCGTGGGCGATGGACGGCCACCCGAGCGTGGCGCTCGTGCCGGGGTTGCTCGCGCTCGCACCCGAAGCCGGCGCGAGTGGCCGGGACCTCGTCGCGGCCTACGCCGCGGGGTTCGAGACGGCGTGTGCGGTGGCCGGGCCGGTCAGCCCCGCCCACTACGAGGCCGGGTGGCACGCGACGGCCACCTTCGGCACCTTCGGCGCGGCGGCCGCGGCGGCCCACCTGCTCGACCTCGACGCGAAGACGACGGCACGCGCCCTCAGTATCGCGGCCTCGATGCCCGCCGGCCTGAAGCGCAACTTCGGGTCGATGACGAAGCCGCTGCACGCGGGCCTGTGTGCCCGCTCGGGCGTGACCGCCGCACGCCTCGCCCGCGAGGGAATTACCGCCGACCCGCGTGCAGTCACCGGCGACAAGGGGTTCTGGGACCTGTACGGGCCCGAGGAGACCGGCGAGTTCTCCGTCGGTGACGGCTGGCGCCTGTGCGAGGAGGGGATCCACGTCAAGGCCTACCCCTGCTGTTATTTCACCCACAGCGCCATCGCGGCGGCGGCCGAACTCGGGGAGGAGGTCGCCCCGGAAGCGGTCGAGTCGGTCGCCGTCACCGCTTCACAGGGAGCGGCCGACGCCCTGCACCACGCCGACCCGGAGACGGGGCTGGAGGCGAAGTTCTCCATGGAGTACACCGTCGCCAGCGGGCTCGTCCGCGACCGGGTCGGCCTCGAAACCTTCGAACCCGACGCGATCGACGACCCGGCGGTCCAGCGGGTCCGCGAGCGCGTCGACTTCGCCGTGGACGGGAGCATGCCCTACGACTCACACGGGGCAACAGTCCGGGTCGAGACGGCCGACGGGGTCCACGAGCGGACCCGCACGGACCCGCCCGGAACGCACGACGACCCCCTCTCGGAGGAGCGCTTTCGCGCGAAGTTCGAGGAGTGTGCCGGGAGGGTGCTGGAGGAGCGGGCGGCGGCCGACCTCTACGACACCCTCTCCGCGCTCTCGGAAATCGAGAATCTCGCCGGCGCGTTCACGGCGGTGTGA